One Panulirus ornatus isolate Po-2019 chromosome 1, ASM3632096v1, whole genome shotgun sequence genomic region harbors:
- the LOC139749028 gene encoding hormone receptor 4-like isoform X16 — MLTARAPTTLRCPHPYKRLQRLRGLKESLACHRHHGIMTVTLLQCEGVKMSLFQDLKLKRRKVDSRASPDSAGDEFAEVKSCLDCGQEEDTQDAHVFDGGGSQPVSSTAMPGPSDTDSSMHTVERCGESDIPERMSTTPPPPDTSEHPAEVTAVSTCTPLAPPLVSLGPPLSTLSTLPHTLSVSMASLSPGIVTSAGLRCGPPVNVAQPYWGGGPNRINGMRPEFISGGMVQPTPSAPVSAAAPADSSRAGYSPRLRTPTVIMGEAGGVKTMFWSSPSETQTPVTQAPREVLAQPTTPCGYGADTSDAVRASVDGLLTLGQDRRGSPPQLSPSSTLSLSPAARSPITQSARSPHAHTPIARSPYTAAPSSPGYQVVRGLGSPQSSSGDLQLLHNTSYIHSPTSVETPRHPSTPLNMERLWAGDRTQLPQTQPDSPAALNLSTVGMWGARTASADSVVSPPTQPTPVEDEEEDQPMICMICEDRATGLHYGIITCEGCKGFFKRTVQNKRVYTCVADGDCEITKAQRNRCQYCRFQKCLRQGMVLAAVREDRMPGGRNSGAVYNLYKVKYKKKNKKNGQIKQGGTSPEKKMSLDPLMMAGTTPLTSTSLPMPISSPLTSPPVTSPIPSGLNSGHILKAALTNPSEVAHFRQRLDTTVTSSKERFMPYPVAQAMIRMLIECDDFEDIATLKNLDDLLDHNSDLSTKLCQLGDSISIKLVQWTKRLPFYQELPVEVHTRLLTHKWHELLVLTTSAYQAIYGLQKLGSRSSDGTEAEFHQEVSNNLCTLQTCLNSMMGQPITMDQLRHEVGVMVEKITHVTLALRKIKIQIEEYVCLKVIAMLNQSRIGHKELEVIQERYMGCLRSFCETHYPSQPNRYQDLLVRLPDIQAAAAKLLETKMLYVPFLLNSTINR; from the exons GAATTATGACGGTGACGTTGCTCCAGTGTGAGGGCGTCAAAATGAGCCTCTTCCAGGACCTGAAGCTCAAGCGCCGAAAGGTTGACTCCCG AGCATCTCCAGACAGTGCCGGTGATGAGTTTGCGGAAGTCAAAAGCTGCTTAGACTGTGGCCAGGAGGAAGACACACAAGATGCCCATGTGTTTGATGGAGGTGGAAGCCAACCGGTATCCTCCACAGCCATGCCAGGACCATCAGACACAGACTCCAGCATGCACACTGTCGAGAGGTGTGGGGAGAGTGACATACCAGAGCGTatgtccaccacaccacctccacccgacACCAGTGAACACCCTGCAGAGGTCACAGCCGTGTCAACCTGCACACCACTTGCTCCACCCCTGGTATCCCTAGGGCCGCCCCTGAGTACCTTAAGCACCTTGCCACACACGCTCTCCGTCTCAATGGCAAGCCTCTCACCTGGAATAGTGACCTCAGCAGGCCTCCGTTGCGGACCACCAGTCAACGTTGCACAACCCTACTGGGGCGGAGGGCCCAATCGTATTAATGGTATGCGGCCAGAGTTCATAAGTGGTGGGATGGTACAACCCACACCGTCTGCACCAGTTTcagcagctgctcctgctgatTCTAGCAGAGCAGGTTATTCTCCTCGTCTTCGCACACCCACTGTTATCATGGGGGAAGCCGGTGGTGTTAAAACCATGTTCTGGTCATCACCAAGTGAAACACAGACACCTGTAACACAAGCTCCCCGTGAGGTGCTCGCTCAACCAACGACTCCGTGTGGCTATGGTGCAGACACTAGTGACGCAGTGCGTGCCTCAGTAGATGGTCTTTTGACGTTAGGTCAGGACAGAAGGGGATCGCCTCCCCAactctctccctctagtactcttTCACTCTCTCCAGCCGCTCGCTCTCCCATAACTCAGAGTGCAAGATCTCCCCATGCCCACACTCCCATTGCTCGTTCCCCTTACACagcagcaccatcatcaccaggttaCCAGGTAGTGCGAGGCTTAGGCTCTCCACAGAGTTCCTCTGGCGACCTTCAGTTATTACATAATACGTCATATATACACTCCCCTACTAGTGTTGAAACTCCACGTCATCCATCCACGCCTCTCAATATGGAGCGATTGTGGGCAGGAGACCGAACCCAATTGCCTCAAACTCAACCAGATTCTCCAGCAGCTCTAAACTTGTCGACAGTGGGAATGTGGGGTGCCCGCACTGCCAGTGCTGACAGTGTCGTCAGCCCTCCTACCCAACCTACACCTgttgaagacgaagaagaagaccaGCCAATGATTTGTATGATCTGTGAGGACCGAGCCACTGGACTTCACTATGGTATCATCACATGTGAAGG ATGCAAAGGCTTTTTCAAGCGAACAGTACAGAATAAGCGGGTATACACATGTGTTGCTGATGGAGATTGTGAAATCACAAAAGCACAGCGTAACCGTTGCCAGTATTGTCGATTTCAGAAGTGCCTACGTCAGGGAATGGTGCTTGCTG CTGTGAGAGAAGACCGGATGCCTGGTGGTCGAAATTCAGGAGCAGTTTATAACCTTTACAAG GTAAAGTACaaaaagaagaacaaaaagaaTGGTCAAATAAAGCAAGGCGGTACTTCTccagaaaagaaaatgagtctGGATCCCCTAATGATGGCTGGAACAACACCCCTTACAAGCACATCGTTACCCATGCCCATCTCAAGCCCTCTCACTTCTCCACCTGTTACTTCTCCCATCCCCAGTGGCTTAAATAGTGGACACATCCTAAAAGCTGCTCTCACAAATCCATCTGAG GTGGCCCACTTCCGGCAAAGGTTGGACACGACAGTGACTTCTTCAAAAGAGCGTTTCATGCCCTACCCTGTTGCCCAGGCCATGATTAGGATGCTAATAGAATGTGATGATTTTGAAGACATTGCCACATTGAAG AATCTAGATGATTTGTTGGACCACAATAGTGATTTGTCAACCAAATTATGCCAGTTGGGAGACTCTATTTCCATAAAGCTAGTGCAGTGGACCAAACGCCTCCCCTTCTACCAAGAACTACCAGTGGAGGTTCACACACGGTTACTTACACATAAGTGGCATGAGCTTCTGGTGCTCACTACTTCTGCTTATCAAGCTATTTATGGCCTACAAAAGTTGGGTTCTAGATCTTCAGATGGTACTGAAGCAGAGTTCCATCAAGAG GTATCAAACAACTTGTGCACTTTGCAAACCTGCCTAAATTCCATGATGGGGCAACCTATCACTATGGACCAACTGCGGCACGAGGTTGGTGTAATGGTTGAGAAGATAACCCATGTCACGCTTGCGCTACGAAAGATAAAAATACAGATTGAGGAGTATGTCTGCCTTAAAGTCATCGCCATGTTAAATCAGT CACGAATCGGCCACAAGGAACTGGAAGTAATCCAGGAACGATACATGGGCTGTCTTCGGTCGTTCTGTGAAACCCATTATCCTTCCCAACCCAACAGATACCAGGACCTGCTAGTCAGACTCCCAGAT ATCCAAGCAGCTGCAGCTAAACTGTTAGAAACAAAGATGCTGTATGTTCCCTTCCTGTTGAACTCCACCATCAACAGATAG
- the LOC139749028 gene encoding hormone receptor 4-like isoform X13, producing the protein MTVTLLQCEGVKMSLFQDLKLKRRKVDSRCSSDGESLAETSSCSPDSGSSGGETSSCSPVQPQASYLPSESPRSSPNPRPQTHERASPDSAGDEFAEVKSCLDCGQEEDTQDAHVFDGGGSQPVSSTAMPGPSDTDSSMHTVERCGESDIPERMSTTPPPPDTSEHPAEVTAVSTCTPLAPPLVSLGPPLSTLSTLPHTLSVSMASLSPGIVTSAGLRCGPPVNVAQPYWGGGPNRINGMRPEFISGGMVQPTPSAPVSAAAPADSSRAGYSPRLRTPTVIMGEAGGVKTMFWSSPSETQTPVTQAPREVLAQPTTPCGYGADTSDAVRASVDGLLTLGQDRRGSPPQLSPSSTLSLSPAARSPITQSARSPHAHTPIARSPYTAAPSSPGYQVVRGLGSPQSSSGDLQLLHNTSYIHSPTSVETPRHPSTPLNMERLWAGDRTQLPQTQPDSPAALNLSTVGMWGARTASADSVVSPPTQPTPVEDEEEDQPMICMICEDRATGLHYGIITCEGCKGFFKRTVQNKRVYTCVADGDCEITKAQRNRCQYCRFQKCLRQGMVLAAVREDRMPGGRNSGAVYNLYKVKYKKKNKKNGQIKQGGTSPEKKMSLDPLMMAGTTPLTSTSLPMPISSPLTSPPVTSPIPSGLNSGHILKAALTNPSEVAHFRQRLDTTVTSSKERFMPYPVAQAMIRMLIECDDFEDIATLKNLDDLLDHNSDLSTKLCQLGDSISIKLVQWTKRLPFYQELPVEVHTRLLTHKWHELLVLTTSAYQAIYGLQKLGSRSSDGTEAEFHQEVSNNLCTLQTCLNSMMGQPITMDQLRHEVGVMVEKITHVTLALRKIKIQIEEYVCLKVIAMLNQSRIGHKELEVIQERYMGCLRSFCETHYPSQPNRYQDLLVRLPDIQAAAAKLLETKMLYVPFLLNSTINR; encoded by the exons ATGACGGTGACGTTGCTCCAGTGTGAGGGCGTCAAAATGAGCCTCTTCCAGGACCTGAAGCTCAAGCGCCGAAAGGTTGACTCCCG GTGCAGCAGTGACGGGGAAAGCCTGGCTGAGACTTCGTCTTGCTCGCCGGACTCTGGGTCATCAGGTGGCgagacctcctcctgcagcccaGTCCAGCCCCAGGCATCATACTTGCCGTCAGAGTCACCTCGGTCCTCACCAAACCCGCGCCCGCAAACCCATGAGAG AGCATCTCCAGACAGTGCCGGTGATGAGTTTGCGGAAGTCAAAAGCTGCTTAGACTGTGGCCAGGAGGAAGACACACAAGATGCCCATGTGTTTGATGGAGGTGGAAGCCAACCGGTATCCTCCACAGCCATGCCAGGACCATCAGACACAGACTCCAGCATGCACACTGTCGAGAGGTGTGGGGAGAGTGACATACCAGAGCGTatgtccaccacaccacctccacccgacACCAGTGAACACCCTGCAGAGGTCACAGCCGTGTCAACCTGCACACCACTTGCTCCACCCCTGGTATCCCTAGGGCCGCCCCTGAGTACCTTAAGCACCTTGCCACACACGCTCTCCGTCTCAATGGCAAGCCTCTCACCTGGAATAGTGACCTCAGCAGGCCTCCGTTGCGGACCACCAGTCAACGTTGCACAACCCTACTGGGGCGGAGGGCCCAATCGTATTAATGGTATGCGGCCAGAGTTCATAAGTGGTGGGATGGTACAACCCACACCGTCTGCACCAGTTTcagcagctgctcctgctgatTCTAGCAGAGCAGGTTATTCTCCTCGTCTTCGCACACCCACTGTTATCATGGGGGAAGCCGGTGGTGTTAAAACCATGTTCTGGTCATCACCAAGTGAAACACAGACACCTGTAACACAAGCTCCCCGTGAGGTGCTCGCTCAACCAACGACTCCGTGTGGCTATGGTGCAGACACTAGTGACGCAGTGCGTGCCTCAGTAGATGGTCTTTTGACGTTAGGTCAGGACAGAAGGGGATCGCCTCCCCAactctctccctctagtactcttTCACTCTCTCCAGCCGCTCGCTCTCCCATAACTCAGAGTGCAAGATCTCCCCATGCCCACACTCCCATTGCTCGTTCCCCTTACACagcagcaccatcatcaccaggttaCCAGGTAGTGCGAGGCTTAGGCTCTCCACAGAGTTCCTCTGGCGACCTTCAGTTATTACATAATACGTCATATATACACTCCCCTACTAGTGTTGAAACTCCACGTCATCCATCCACGCCTCTCAATATGGAGCGATTGTGGGCAGGAGACCGAACCCAATTGCCTCAAACTCAACCAGATTCTCCAGCAGCTCTAAACTTGTCGACAGTGGGAATGTGGGGTGCCCGCACTGCCAGTGCTGACAGTGTCGTCAGCCCTCCTACCCAACCTACACCTgttgaagacgaagaagaagaccaGCCAATGATTTGTATGATCTGTGAGGACCGAGCCACTGGACTTCACTATGGTATCATCACATGTGAAGG ATGCAAAGGCTTTTTCAAGCGAACAGTACAGAATAAGCGGGTATACACATGTGTTGCTGATGGAGATTGTGAAATCACAAAAGCACAGCGTAACCGTTGCCAGTATTGTCGATTTCAGAAGTGCCTACGTCAGGGAATGGTGCTTGCTG CTGTGAGAGAAGACCGGATGCCTGGTGGTCGAAATTCAGGAGCAGTTTATAACCTTTACAAG GTAAAGTACaaaaagaagaacaaaaagaaTGGTCAAATAAAGCAAGGCGGTACTTCTccagaaaagaaaatgagtctGGATCCCCTAATGATGGCTGGAACAACACCCCTTACAAGCACATCGTTACCCATGCCCATCTCAAGCCCTCTCACTTCTCCACCTGTTACTTCTCCCATCCCCAGTGGCTTAAATAGTGGACACATCCTAAAAGCTGCTCTCACAAATCCATCTGAG GTGGCCCACTTCCGGCAAAGGTTGGACACGACAGTGACTTCTTCAAAAGAGCGTTTCATGCCCTACCCTGTTGCCCAGGCCATGATTAGGATGCTAATAGAATGTGATGATTTTGAAGACATTGCCACATTGAAG AATCTAGATGATTTGTTGGACCACAATAGTGATTTGTCAACCAAATTATGCCAGTTGGGAGACTCTATTTCCATAAAGCTAGTGCAGTGGACCAAACGCCTCCCCTTCTACCAAGAACTACCAGTGGAGGTTCACACACGGTTACTTACACATAAGTGGCATGAGCTTCTGGTGCTCACTACTTCTGCTTATCAAGCTATTTATGGCCTACAAAAGTTGGGTTCTAGATCTTCAGATGGTACTGAAGCAGAGTTCCATCAAGAG GTATCAAACAACTTGTGCACTTTGCAAACCTGCCTAAATTCCATGATGGGGCAACCTATCACTATGGACCAACTGCGGCACGAGGTTGGTGTAATGGTTGAGAAGATAACCCATGTCACGCTTGCGCTACGAAAGATAAAAATACAGATTGAGGAGTATGTCTGCCTTAAAGTCATCGCCATGTTAAATCAGT CACGAATCGGCCACAAGGAACTGGAAGTAATCCAGGAACGATACATGGGCTGTCTTCGGTCGTTCTGTGAAACCCATTATCCTTCCCAACCCAACAGATACCAGGACCTGCTAGTCAGACTCCCAGAT ATCCAAGCAGCTGCAGCTAAACTGTTAGAAACAAAGATGCTGTATGTTCCCTTCCTGTTGAACTCCACCATCAACAGATAG
- the LOC139749028 gene encoding hormone receptor 4-like isoform X14: MTVTLLQCEGVKMSLFQDLKLKRRKVDSRSDGESLAETSSCSPDSGSSGGETSSCSPVQPQASYLPSESPRSSPNPRPQTHERASPDSAGDEFAEVKSCLDCGQEEDTQDAHVFDGGGSQPVSSTAMPGPSDTDSSMHTVERCGESDIPERMSTTPPPPDTSEHPAEVTAVSTCTPLAPPLVSLGPPLSTLSTLPHTLSVSMASLSPGIVTSAGLRCGPPVNVAQPYWGGGPNRINGMRPEFISGGMVQPTPSAPVSAAAPADSSRAGYSPRLRTPTVIMGEAGGVKTMFWSSPSETQTPVTQAPREVLAQPTTPCGYGADTSDAVRASVDGLLTLGQDRRGSPPQLSPSSTLSLSPAARSPITQSARSPHAHTPIARSPYTAAPSSPGYQVVRGLGSPQSSSGDLQLLHNTSYIHSPTSVETPRHPSTPLNMERLWAGDRTQLPQTQPDSPAALNLSTVGMWGARTASADSVVSPPTQPTPVEDEEEDQPMICMICEDRATGLHYGIITCEGCKGFFKRTVQNKRVYTCVADGDCEITKAQRNRCQYCRFQKCLRQGMVLAAVREDRMPGGRNSGAVYNLYKVKYKKKNKKNGQIKQGGTSPEKKMSLDPLMMAGTTPLTSTSLPMPISSPLTSPPVTSPIPSGLNSGHILKAALTNPSEVAHFRQRLDTTVTSSKERFMPYPVAQAMIRMLIECDDFEDIATLKNLDDLLDHNSDLSTKLCQLGDSISIKLVQWTKRLPFYQELPVEVHTRLLTHKWHELLVLTTSAYQAIYGLQKLGSRSSDGTEAEFHQEVSNNLCTLQTCLNSMMGQPITMDQLRHEVGVMVEKITHVTLALRKIKIQIEEYVCLKVIAMLNQSRIGHKELEVIQERYMGCLRSFCETHYPSQPNRYQDLLVRLPDIQAAAAKLLETKMLYVPFLLNSTINR, encoded by the exons ATGACGGTGACGTTGCTCCAGTGTGAGGGCGTCAAAATGAGCCTCTTCCAGGACCTGAAGCTCAAGCGCCGAAAGGTTGACTCCCG CAGTGACGGGGAAAGCCTGGCTGAGACTTCGTCTTGCTCGCCGGACTCTGGGTCATCAGGTGGCgagacctcctcctgcagcccaGTCCAGCCCCAGGCATCATACTTGCCGTCAGAGTCACCTCGGTCCTCACCAAACCCGCGCCCGCAAACCCATGAGAG AGCATCTCCAGACAGTGCCGGTGATGAGTTTGCGGAAGTCAAAAGCTGCTTAGACTGTGGCCAGGAGGAAGACACACAAGATGCCCATGTGTTTGATGGAGGTGGAAGCCAACCGGTATCCTCCACAGCCATGCCAGGACCATCAGACACAGACTCCAGCATGCACACTGTCGAGAGGTGTGGGGAGAGTGACATACCAGAGCGTatgtccaccacaccacctccacccgacACCAGTGAACACCCTGCAGAGGTCACAGCCGTGTCAACCTGCACACCACTTGCTCCACCCCTGGTATCCCTAGGGCCGCCCCTGAGTACCTTAAGCACCTTGCCACACACGCTCTCCGTCTCAATGGCAAGCCTCTCACCTGGAATAGTGACCTCAGCAGGCCTCCGTTGCGGACCACCAGTCAACGTTGCACAACCCTACTGGGGCGGAGGGCCCAATCGTATTAATGGTATGCGGCCAGAGTTCATAAGTGGTGGGATGGTACAACCCACACCGTCTGCACCAGTTTcagcagctgctcctgctgatTCTAGCAGAGCAGGTTATTCTCCTCGTCTTCGCACACCCACTGTTATCATGGGGGAAGCCGGTGGTGTTAAAACCATGTTCTGGTCATCACCAAGTGAAACACAGACACCTGTAACACAAGCTCCCCGTGAGGTGCTCGCTCAACCAACGACTCCGTGTGGCTATGGTGCAGACACTAGTGACGCAGTGCGTGCCTCAGTAGATGGTCTTTTGACGTTAGGTCAGGACAGAAGGGGATCGCCTCCCCAactctctccctctagtactcttTCACTCTCTCCAGCCGCTCGCTCTCCCATAACTCAGAGTGCAAGATCTCCCCATGCCCACACTCCCATTGCTCGTTCCCCTTACACagcagcaccatcatcaccaggttaCCAGGTAGTGCGAGGCTTAGGCTCTCCACAGAGTTCCTCTGGCGACCTTCAGTTATTACATAATACGTCATATATACACTCCCCTACTAGTGTTGAAACTCCACGTCATCCATCCACGCCTCTCAATATGGAGCGATTGTGGGCAGGAGACCGAACCCAATTGCCTCAAACTCAACCAGATTCTCCAGCAGCTCTAAACTTGTCGACAGTGGGAATGTGGGGTGCCCGCACTGCCAGTGCTGACAGTGTCGTCAGCCCTCCTACCCAACCTACACCTgttgaagacgaagaagaagaccaGCCAATGATTTGTATGATCTGTGAGGACCGAGCCACTGGACTTCACTATGGTATCATCACATGTGAAGG ATGCAAAGGCTTTTTCAAGCGAACAGTACAGAATAAGCGGGTATACACATGTGTTGCTGATGGAGATTGTGAAATCACAAAAGCACAGCGTAACCGTTGCCAGTATTGTCGATTTCAGAAGTGCCTACGTCAGGGAATGGTGCTTGCTG CTGTGAGAGAAGACCGGATGCCTGGTGGTCGAAATTCAGGAGCAGTTTATAACCTTTACAAG GTAAAGTACaaaaagaagaacaaaaagaaTGGTCAAATAAAGCAAGGCGGTACTTCTccagaaaagaaaatgagtctGGATCCCCTAATGATGGCTGGAACAACACCCCTTACAAGCACATCGTTACCCATGCCCATCTCAAGCCCTCTCACTTCTCCACCTGTTACTTCTCCCATCCCCAGTGGCTTAAATAGTGGACACATCCTAAAAGCTGCTCTCACAAATCCATCTGAG GTGGCCCACTTCCGGCAAAGGTTGGACACGACAGTGACTTCTTCAAAAGAGCGTTTCATGCCCTACCCTGTTGCCCAGGCCATGATTAGGATGCTAATAGAATGTGATGATTTTGAAGACATTGCCACATTGAAG AATCTAGATGATTTGTTGGACCACAATAGTGATTTGTCAACCAAATTATGCCAGTTGGGAGACTCTATTTCCATAAAGCTAGTGCAGTGGACCAAACGCCTCCCCTTCTACCAAGAACTACCAGTGGAGGTTCACACACGGTTACTTACACATAAGTGGCATGAGCTTCTGGTGCTCACTACTTCTGCTTATCAAGCTATTTATGGCCTACAAAAGTTGGGTTCTAGATCTTCAGATGGTACTGAAGCAGAGTTCCATCAAGAG GTATCAAACAACTTGTGCACTTTGCAAACCTGCCTAAATTCCATGATGGGGCAACCTATCACTATGGACCAACTGCGGCACGAGGTTGGTGTAATGGTTGAGAAGATAACCCATGTCACGCTTGCGCTACGAAAGATAAAAATACAGATTGAGGAGTATGTCTGCCTTAAAGTCATCGCCATGTTAAATCAGT CACGAATCGGCCACAAGGAACTGGAAGTAATCCAGGAACGATACATGGGCTGTCTTCGGTCGTTCTGTGAAACCCATTATCCTTCCCAACCCAACAGATACCAGGACCTGCTAGTCAGACTCCCAGAT ATCCAAGCAGCTGCAGCTAAACTGTTAGAAACAAAGATGCTGTATGTTCCCTTCCTGTTGAACTCCACCATCAACAGATAG
- the LOC139749028 gene encoding hormone receptor 4-like isoform X19: MVIRKVTSSGIMTVTLLQCEGVKMSLFQDLKLKRRKVDSRASPDSAGDEFAEVKSCLDCGQEEDTQDAHVFDGGGSQPVSSTAMPGPSDTDSSMHTVERCGESDIPERMSTTPPPPDTSEHPAEVTAVSTCTPLAPPLVSLGPPLSTLSTLPHTLSVSMASLSPGIVTSAGLRCGPPVNVAQPYWGGGPNRINGMRPEFISGGMVQPTPSAPVSAAAPADSSRAGYSPRLRTPTVIMGEAGGVKTMFWSSPSETQTPVTQAPREVLAQPTTPCGYGADTSDAVRASVDGLLTLGQDRRGSPPQLSPSSTLSLSPAARSPITQSARSPHAHTPIARSPYTAAPSSPGYQVVRGLGSPQSSSGDLQLLHNTSYIHSPTSVETPRHPSTPLNMERLWAGDRTQLPQTQPDSPAALNLSTVGMWGARTASADSVVSPPTQPTPVEDEEEDQPMICMICEDRATGLHYGIITCEGCKGFFKRTVQNKRVYTCVADGDCEITKAQRNRCQYCRFQKCLRQGMVLAAVREDRMPGGRNSGAVYNLYKVKYKKKNKKNGQIKQGGTSPEKKMSLDPLMMAGTTPLTSTSLPMPISSPLTSPPVTSPIPSGLNSGHILKAALTNPSEVAHFRQRLDTTVTSSKERFMPYPVAQAMIRMLIECDDFEDIATLKNLDDLLDHNSDLSTKLCQLGDSISIKLVQWTKRLPFYQELPVEVHTRLLTHKWHELLVLTTSAYQAIYGLQKLGSRSSDGTEAEFHQEVSNNLCTLQTCLNSMMGQPITMDQLRHEVGVMVEKITHVTLALRKIKIQIEEYVCLKVIAMLNQSRIGHKELEVIQERYMGCLRSFCETHYPSQPNRYQDLLVRLPDIQAAAAKLLETKMLYVPFLLNSTINR, from the exons GAATTATGACGGTGACGTTGCTCCAGTGTGAGGGCGTCAAAATGAGCCTCTTCCAGGACCTGAAGCTCAAGCGCCGAAAGGTTGACTCCCG AGCATCTCCAGACAGTGCCGGTGATGAGTTTGCGGAAGTCAAAAGCTGCTTAGACTGTGGCCAGGAGGAAGACACACAAGATGCCCATGTGTTTGATGGAGGTGGAAGCCAACCGGTATCCTCCACAGCCATGCCAGGACCATCAGACACAGACTCCAGCATGCACACTGTCGAGAGGTGTGGGGAGAGTGACATACCAGAGCGTatgtccaccacaccacctccacccgacACCAGTGAACACCCTGCAGAGGTCACAGCCGTGTCAACCTGCACACCACTTGCTCCACCCCTGGTATCCCTAGGGCCGCCCCTGAGTACCTTAAGCACCTTGCCACACACGCTCTCCGTCTCAATGGCAAGCCTCTCACCTGGAATAGTGACCTCAGCAGGCCTCCGTTGCGGACCACCAGTCAACGTTGCACAACCCTACTGGGGCGGAGGGCCCAATCGTATTAATGGTATGCGGCCAGAGTTCATAAGTGGTGGGATGGTACAACCCACACCGTCTGCACCAGTTTcagcagctgctcctgctgatTCTAGCAGAGCAGGTTATTCTCCTCGTCTTCGCACACCCACTGTTATCATGGGGGAAGCCGGTGGTGTTAAAACCATGTTCTGGTCATCACCAAGTGAAACACAGACACCTGTAACACAAGCTCCCCGTGAGGTGCTCGCTCAACCAACGACTCCGTGTGGCTATGGTGCAGACACTAGTGACGCAGTGCGTGCCTCAGTAGATGGTCTTTTGACGTTAGGTCAGGACAGAAGGGGATCGCCTCCCCAactctctccctctagtactcttTCACTCTCTCCAGCCGCTCGCTCTCCCATAACTCAGAGTGCAAGATCTCCCCATGCCCACACTCCCATTGCTCGTTCCCCTTACACagcagcaccatcatcaccaggttaCCAGGTAGTGCGAGGCTTAGGCTCTCCACAGAGTTCCTCTGGCGACCTTCAGTTATTACATAATACGTCATATATACACTCCCCTACTAGTGTTGAAACTCCACGTCATCCATCCACGCCTCTCAATATGGAGCGATTGTGGGCAGGAGACCGAACCCAATTGCCTCAAACTCAACCAGATTCTCCAGCAGCTCTAAACTTGTCGACAGTGGGAATGTGGGGTGCCCGCACTGCCAGTGCTGACAGTGTCGTCAGCCCTCCTACCCAACCTACACCTgttgaagacgaagaagaagaccaGCCAATGATTTGTATGATCTGTGAGGACCGAGCCACTGGACTTCACTATGGTATCATCACATGTGAAGG ATGCAAAGGCTTTTTCAAGCGAACAGTACAGAATAAGCGGGTATACACATGTGTTGCTGATGGAGATTGTGAAATCACAAAAGCACAGCGTAACCGTTGCCAGTATTGTCGATTTCAGAAGTGCCTACGTCAGGGAATGGTGCTTGCTG CTGTGAGAGAAGACCGGATGCCTGGTGGTCGAAATTCAGGAGCAGTTTATAACCTTTACAAG GTAAAGTACaaaaagaagaacaaaaagaaTGGTCAAATAAAGCAAGGCGGTACTTCTccagaaaagaaaatgagtctGGATCCCCTAATGATGGCTGGAACAACACCCCTTACAAGCACATCGTTACCCATGCCCATCTCAAGCCCTCTCACTTCTCCACCTGTTACTTCTCCCATCCCCAGTGGCTTAAATAGTGGACACATCCTAAAAGCTGCTCTCACAAATCCATCTGAG GTGGCCCACTTCCGGCAAAGGTTGGACACGACAGTGACTTCTTCAAAAGAGCGTTTCATGCCCTACCCTGTTGCCCAGGCCATGATTAGGATGCTAATAGAATGTGATGATTTTGAAGACATTGCCACATTGAAG AATCTAGATGATTTGTTGGACCACAATAGTGATTTGTCAACCAAATTATGCCAGTTGGGAGACTCTATTTCCATAAAGCTAGTGCAGTGGACCAAACGCCTCCCCTTCTACCAAGAACTACCAGTGGAGGTTCACACACGGTTACTTACACATAAGTGGCATGAGCTTCTGGTGCTCACTACTTCTGCTTATCAAGCTATTTATGGCCTACAAAAGTTGGGTTCTAGATCTTCAGATGGTACTGAAGCAGAGTTCCATCAAGAG GTATCAAACAACTTGTGCACTTTGCAAACCTGCCTAAATTCCATGATGGGGCAACCTATCACTATGGACCAACTGCGGCACGAGGTTGGTGTAATGGTTGAGAAGATAACCCATGTCACGCTTGCGCTACGAAAGATAAAAATACAGATTGAGGAGTATGTCTGCCTTAAAGTCATCGCCATGTTAAATCAGT CACGAATCGGCCACAAGGAACTGGAAGTAATCCAGGAACGATACATGGGCTGTCTTCGGTCGTTCTGTGAAACCCATTATCCTTCCCAACCCAACAGATACCAGGACCTGCTAGTCAGACTCCCAGAT ATCCAAGCAGCTGCAGCTAAACTGTTAGAAACAAAGATGCTGTATGTTCCCTTCCTGTTGAACTCCACCATCAACAGATAG